The nucleotide window CCTCAATATCTTTAACGTCAATATTTGAATTGGATCCAATATTGATGATTCCTCCTGTAATTGCGGATGAATACTCATTATTAATGTTTTTGAATTCGCAATTTGATATTGAAAGGCTACCTCCAGTCTGCAAGATTACTTTACCGTTACCGTTAATTTTTGCCTTCTGGAATATGATATTCTTGAATACCACATTATACTTTCCGTTAATGTAGAATATTCTTGATGAGTCATTGGCGTCTATTATTGCCTTTGAATCAGTGCTTTTGCCCGCACCGTCAATGGTCAGTGATTTTGATATGGTTATTTGTGTTTTATTACCAACGTATGTCTTACCGTTCAGGTAAATTGTATCTCCATCATTTGAACTGTCGACTGCATCCTGAATATCCTTGAATGAGTCGCCTTCAACTGAAATTTCTTCACTTAAAATCTCATTTGAATCATCACTGTTTAAAATATCTGTAGTGTTTTCATCATTTGCACTAACAATTCCAATCGTTAAGATAAAAATTAAAATCATTAAACAAATTATCCTCTTTTTGATATTTTCACCTCCCTTTACAATTAGTTAATATGATATTTGATATCTAATAGTATAAATAACAATTGTAATAGATGAAGTTACTTAAAAAAAATAGAATATGGAAAAAAATAGTTTACTTTACTTTAAAATCAAAAAAAAGAAGATTATGGATTAAAATCATCCATATGTTTCGCCAAGCCAACCGTAGTTGACGTCCGGTGAAAGTCCGCAGTATTCGCATTCAATAGCATCATCATCGTTCATCTCACCGCAGTATTCGCATTCCCACATGTTCTTTCCTCCCATGAATGGTCAATAGTCGTAGAAATCATAGTCATCCGGTTCGGATTCCTCATCATCATAATCATAGTCATCATAATCGTCTGAGGATTCCTCGTCGTCATCATCCCAACTGAAAATTGTTCCGCAGTTGGAGCAGTAGGGATCACCCTCCATCACTATCTCTCCGCAGTTCGGACAGGTCGGCATCACTCATCACCTCCATATTCACTTTTTAAAAAATCAGTTCCCCAGAATCTGCCTTTTGAGTTCCTCTTCTGAGATTTCACTTTTTTTCCTTCCGAGGCTTGTCCTGGAACTTTTAGGACCTGAAATGTTTAGATGAATCTTTTTGGTTTTCTTTTCATCGTCCTCATCCTCATCCTCATCGTCCTTGTCAAGATGGACAACACCGATTTTTATCAGTCCATGCTTCAGCCATATGTCAAAGTCCTTTCGGGTAAAGATATCCTTGTTTGACCTTATCAGATTGTCGATGTTGACGTTTTCCGAGTCGAGCTTTTTCTGGATTGGCACGATATTCGGCTTTACATATCCCTTGTGGAATGCCTCATAGAACTCAACATAACCGTCTTCACCATCCCCGCCCCTGAAGTACCAGTCGTAGATGTCATCCACACTGCATCCGGCCTTGCTTGCCATGACATTTGAGGTCTTGTCGTTTCTCAATGCTTCAAGGACTATATTGAACTTGATGAGTCTTAAAAGCTTTTCGAGCTCATCCCTGCACTCGTCATATTCCTCGGGAGTAAGGAATGATTCCCTCATTGCAATCTTGTGTGACTTTCCCTTGTCAATAT belongs to uncultured Methanobrevibacter sp. and includes:
- a CDS encoding zinc ribbon domain-containing protein, which encodes MPTCPNCGEIVMEGDPYCSNCGTIFSWDDDDEESSDDYDDYDYDDEESEPDDYDFYDY